Genomic DNA from bacterium:
CCAACCTCCCGATCACCTCGTTGTAGCTCGGGTCCGCGGCACAGAGCGTGATAGCCTCGACGACGTTCGTCACGAGCAGACTCCGCAGCGTCTTCTCCTCCGGAGAGAGCCGCTGCGAACTCCCGAGCTCCGGGTGGGGAACGTGCGCAGGGGCATTCTCGCCCTTCTTGCGCTTGCCATCCTTGCTCTGCTCACCGTGCCGATTGGTCTTCCCCATGGTCATTCCTCCGAATGGAAACCGAATCAAAACCTACCGATTTTAGATGCGCCAACCTCCACACAGAGGTCAACACGTTCTGGCAACATTATAGCACTAAATATATCACTTTGTCAATAGCTCCAAAATCACTTATTTCATATAAAAAGATGTGCCCCGGGTTCCGCTATGCGGGCCCGGGGGCACAAGTAACCACTCTACGTATTCGCGATACGGGCCCGGTCCTTCACGGCGCGAAGCCACTTGTAGAACTCCGCAGCGACGAACCGCATCCGGCTGCCTTCCGGCTCACGCGTCGCGGCATCGCGCATCATCTCATGGATCACGCGCTGTAAGCCAAACTCACGCTCCGCGCTCGCAAGCTGAGCGAACAGCGCCACAATCCGGGACGCCGCGCACTCATCCGAATACGCCGTTGTGATACTCTCGCGCAGTTCCGTGAGCACGCCGGGGTACCGCAGCGCCTCCCGCGCAAGCACGGCAATTGCCGTCCTTTCGCGCCGAATAAGCATCCCGAGCATTGCGAGAACACCGCAATCCTCCGCGTAACTCCTCGCTTCACGGATGGTGCCACAGAGAAGCAAATGCCGAAGCACCCGCTCATGTTCCGCCGCTTGTGAGGATGAAACGTTTGCATCCCTCCGAAGTACAACGGTTGTATTCCCTGCCACGATAACCTCTTTCGTAAATCGAGATCCTAACCAGTACTTCCGCAATTATACCATACCAAAATAGAATTTGCAAGTTCCCCGCTGCCGTGGTACGCTGTGATACGATTACATCATACGCGCTTAGCTCCCTCCTTCGGTCACCTCAGGCAACCTATGGCGGGCAGGCAGCGGTAGAGCAGTGCTGGCATTCACCCCGTTAGAAAATACGCGCGCTTAGCTCAGCGGTAGAGCAGTGCTTTTACACAGCAAAGGTCGGGGGTCCGACTCCCTCAGCGCGCACAAACGAAATATCCCGACATAGGGATTTTTCGTTTGTGAGGGAGTCGGACGGGAAGGGGGTCGGGGAAACGGGAGTTTCCCTGTGGCGGAGTACACGAACCGCTGGGTTCGTGAGCGCAGCCGACCGAAGGTCGCAGCGAGCAGTTCGATTCCCTTACCGCGCACCAAGATTTCTAACGGGGCAGGCAGCAAAGGCCGGTGAATTCTAAAATAGTAAATCCGAAAAGGTGCCGCTTGCGGCCCGGGGGTTCGACTCCCTTACCGCGCACAAACGAAATACGCACATAAGTTGTTGACTTTCGTCCCGCCGTCCTATACGCTATAAGCTATTAGTAAAGGTATCGCTTCGACAAGCTCAGCGAATAAGAATTATGCCAATCACATCATCCGCGAAAAAGGCACTGCGCCAGAGCAAAAAACGCCACGAACAAAACGTCGCCAAAAAAGAGGCGTTTAAAGACGCGATTAAAAAAGTGCAAAAACTCGTTGCCGCTAAGCAAATGGATGCGGCAGCCGCGGCGCTCCACGAGGCGTACCAGAAGATTGATAAAGCGGCGAAAACAGGGGTTATTCACAAGAATACAGCGGGGCGGTTGAAATCCCATACCGCACGACTCCTCGCAACAGGAAATAAAGCATAGAAACAATGGAACATGTAAGCAAACAAAATCCGCGTTTACCGCGGATTTTGTTTTTCTTCTTTGCTTTCTTGCTTTGATGCTTCGTTTGCTTTATTGTTCTCTTGCTTCTTTGTTTCTATGCTTCATTGCTTATATGTTTTATTGCCCCAGCACATAGTCCGTCAGTGCCAGCGCGTAATCCATTTTTCCGGACTTTATCGCGATGTCATAGTCGGCAAAACGCATTTTTGCGCTCGGCGAGACACGCGATGCTAACACATTAAAAAGCTTTGCTTCGTCGTCATTTGTAAGCAGCCGCTCCAGAAGCGGCAAGGCGCGAGATGGGGCGCTGTGCTGGAGCTCCATCAGCGCGCCAAAAAAATTCTGCGTTTGTTGATACGCCTCAGCCGCGTAGGTGCCGCCGGAGGCGATTTTTTGCAATTCGGCAACCACTCCCCACGTGTCCCCCGCAAATGCCCGACCGAGGTCTCGGAGTAATGTCGGCGTTAAGCGCGCGCCGCACCGTCCCGCCTCCTCGCGAATAAACCGTTCAAACGCCGGCCCAATCGGCGCCGGAAATTCTTTCGCGGGTTTTGCTTGTTGAAGAAGAAACGCGAATGCCTTCGGCGGCGCGTCGTTCGCGACAATCATCACGACAATGTCGGCGCGCTCCACTAACCCTTCAAAAAACTTTTTGTACTGTTTTTCTTGTCCTTCGGGAATCGGAAAAAGATTGTGCAGGGCGACAAGTTTCAACGGAGCGAACAACGACTGCGCGGCACAGATATCGCGGAGCCCTTGGAGTCCCTCCTCGCTCGCGCCATCAAACTCATACACCGCGAACGCAGAATGCTTCGCGGCGTACGCATCACGCATACTTTTTTCGTATATTCCCTGCCGATAGGTGTCAGAGCCGTACAATAAAATAATCATGGATATGTATTGAGTATCTAGTATTGAGAAGTAAGTATGGGCTCCCGGAAAGTGCCCCCCATACTGTCTTCTGAATACTTAATACACGATACTCACTTATTCTTCTTCAATCACTTCCTTCTTCGGAATCAGCGACGGATCTGTCGGAAGCGTGAACGAAAACGTCGTGCCGCGACTTAGCTCCGACTCCACCCAAATCTGCCCACCATGCCGGTTGATGATGTTTTTAGTAAGATACAAGCCCAGTCCCGACCCTTCGGTGGAAAACTTCTGTACATTCTCGGCGCGGAAAAATTTCGTAAACAGTTTTTGCAATGCCTCGGGCGGAACACCGACGCCGGTGTCTTTGATGGTCACGAGCGCGTACGGCTTATCAGGCAACTGCTGAACACCCAACGTCACCGTGCCATTCGGCACGTTATATTTAATGGCGTTATCAATCAGGTTGGACACGGCGACGCTAAGCTTCTGCGCATCAAAGTCCAACGGGATCGGGTCTTTCGGCGCGTCAAAAAACAATTCAACGCCGTAGGTCTTTGCCAGCGGTTTCGCCCCTTGCAGCACCCCGTCAAGAAACGCGACAAGATCACTGCTCTGAAACTCATACCCGAACTTCCCGCCTTCCATCTTCGCGACGTCCAAGAGGTCATTCACAATCTGGAGCAGTTTTTGCGACGCGAGATCGCCCGTATCAACGAGCATTTTTGAATCAGCATTGAGCGCGACGTCTTTTTTGAGCCCTTGAAACACCCAGCCGACGGCGGTCAAAGGCGTCCGGAGCTGATGCGCCGCAACAGTGATGAATTCACTTTTTGATTTTAAAATTTCCGCCTCGCGCGTACGATCGCGGATGACTTTCGTAAACCCTTGCGTCTTGCCCGAGGCGTCGGTGATGCGGTTCGTCGTCACGCGAAGCAACGCGTCATCAAATTGGATATCGGCAACTTGTGGATAGGCACCAGTCTCGGAACGCGCGATGACCGTCGGGGCAAGCGACGGAAACACTACCTGAACCAGGCGTTTGAGCTTGGCATCGCTCGCAAGCTCCAACCCAAGCTTGATACCGGCTACGGCTTCCGCTGAAACGCCGAACACGCGCTCGGCGGCTTTATTAAAAATGAGCACATTAAAATTCTCGTCATATGCGATGACGGCATCGGAAAGCTCCGAAATGACGCTCCGGAGCCACGCGTCAGACATAGAAGTAATTTCCGCGCCCTCGGAAACACCGGAGGAGGATTTTGGTTTTAAGAAATCGAAGAAAGACATTTATTTGACACGTCATCCTGAGGGTGAAGCCCGAAGGATCTCTCGGAGATTCTTCGCCCCGCGTTGCGGGACTCAGAATGACAACGCGCTAACTAATTGCTGCCCAGTTCTTTCCGCTTGCCGCGTCAACCTTCACCGGCACCGACAGCTGATACACCGACTCCATAATCCGACGCAGCTCGGTTGCCGCTTTTTTCAGCATACCATCGGGGACTTCAAACACCAATTCGTCGTGAATGGAAAGAATAAGCGGAATGTCCGGAAATACGCGTCGCACCGCGATCATCGCCATTTTGAGCATATCCGCCGCCAAACTCTGGATAGGCATATTGATCGCCGCGCGCCGCGCTTCGGAAGCGGATCGCTGATTCGGTGAAATAATGTTCGGCACCCAGCGTTTGCGGCCATTCAAATTTTCCACATAACCGGTTTCGCGGGCCTTCATAATCGTGCGCTCCTGCCACTGTTGAATTCCGGAGAAATTCCGAAAGTATTGGGTGATGAATTCTTCGGCCTCGATATAGCTCAACCCGCTTTGCCGCGCGAACGCCTGCGGCCCCATGCCGTAGATGATGCCGAAGTTCAGCGTCTTCGCCATTTGCCGCTCCTCCTTTGAAACCTTATCAGGCGCGATGCCCAGCACGCTCGCCGCGGTAATTTTATGGATGTCTTCGTTGTTTTTGAATGCCTCTATCATCTTCGAATCGCCGGAGACCGATGCCATAACCCGTAGCTCAATCTGCGAGTAATCCAAGGAGAGTAATGTGGTGCCGGGTGAAGCAACAAAGGCGACGCGAAGTTCCTTCGCGATGTCCGTGCCCGTGGGAATGTTCTGCAAATTCGGATTTTCCGAAGAAAGCCGCCCGGTTGCGGTTGAGGTCTGGAGCAGTGTCGCGTGAATCCGGTGGTCCTTTGACGTCGCCCCAAGCTCCAGCAGCGGAGCAACGTAAGTTGATTGCACCTTAAACAGTTCACGATACTTCAGGATCGCCGGAACAATTGCGTGCCGCTCACGAATGGTTTCGAGCGCTCCGGCATCGGTAGAATAGGCGCCCGTACTCCGCCGCGGAATGCCGCGGGGGCTGATGCTCAATTTTTCAAACAGCACCGCAGAGAGTTGCTTAGGCGAGTTGATATTGAACGGCCCTCCGGCATCCGCGTAAATGGATTTAGTAAGCGCGGTCAGTTCTTTTTCTAATTTTTTGGAAAGCGTTTGGAGCAGCGCAACATCAACCGCGATGCCGACCTTCCGCATCTCGTCCAAAATTGGCGCAAGCGGCAGCTCAAGCTCCTCATAGATTTTCCATAAACCATAATGCCGCAGTTTTTCTTCCAGCACTGTAAGGTCGTGGGGTAAAGACTGCGTCCCGTCGGGATCCAAAAGCCACTTTGCTATCTCAGTTTTTTTTGCTTCAGTCATAAAAAAGTATTGAGTATTTAGTATTGAGAAGTGAGTATGGGCTCGCGACCCGCTGCATACTGTCTTCTCTATACTCAATACAGCATACTCACAACGTCGCGATCCGATCCACTAAACTTCTGAACCCAAGTTCCGCGAAATACTTCGCAAGTTCCGCAAAATCAATCGGCGCCCACACAAGATCATCCACCGAGTCAAAGTAAATCGGCGCGTGCCGGTCCAAAATGGAAAGTTTTTTGGACAAGAGCGCGATGTCCTTCTGCCCCTCAAGTTTTTTGGAAGTCTTCTCGGGGATAATGGCGAGATTCTCAAACACCTCCTCGGCGGTCTTGAATTCAAGAATAAGCGGCAGGGCGGTTTTCGGGCCGACACCCTTCACGCCGGGAATGTTATCCGAGGCATCGCCGATAAACGCCTTGTAATCGTTGAGTTGGCTCGGCGCAAGCCCGAACTTTTCTTTCACCGCCGCTTCATTAAACCGGACGGTTTCGGTGATGCCTTTAATCAAAAACTCCACAATCACTTTGTCGCCTTCAACTAATTGCAACGAATCGCGATCGCCGGAAAAAATAGAAACCGTAACATCCGGCTCGCCACGAAACTTTTCCGCGAGCGTCGCGATAATGTCATCCGCCTCAAAACCCGGTAGCTCAAATGTTTTGATGTTGAACTTATCAAACAAGTCATGCGCGCGCTGGAGTTGTGGGATAAGCGTGCTATCCGTCGGCGGCCGCTGGGCTTTGTACGCCTTAAACATCTCGTCACGAAACGTGGGCTCCGGCCTATCAAACGCCGCGGCGATATGCGTGGGCCGCAGGTCCCGCAAAATCTTCAAACACACCTGCGCCAATCCATAAATCGCGCCGATGGGATCGCCCTTCGGTGTCGTAAGCGGCGGCAACGCGTGAAAAAACCGATGAATGAGCGAGTTCGCGTCAATAAGTAAAAGCTTTTTGGGTCCGAGGGATTGTTGCATATGCCTTATCATAACACTGCGATCAGAATGCCTCAATGAAAATTCTCGCTGACACATAATACCTCCTTCTGGTTGAGTATCAATAATGTAAAGTATTGAATGTTGAAAATGGAAACCAGCGGAAGGCACATGGCCCGCCGCTGGTTCGATGATGTCGCAATGAGTTGTCCTCATTACGGATTCATGTCGGGAAGCTGGTCATCGTCGGTGTAGTGCGTCGCATTCCGCACGCAGCCCGAAAGACCGCGGAGAACTGCCTCGGGGTCAAGCGTGCTCTTCTTTCCGCCAACCCGCCGCTCAATCGTCTTCAGCCATGAGTTGATCGAACGCCGCTGCGCGCCAGTGACGACAAACCGCTGCTGTGCCATGATATCCTCCTCTATCTAACAATCCTTCATCCGCCAATCCGCCGGCAACACACCGGAAGATTGTTAGGCTAATGCTGGTTACAATGTATCAACTCTGCCCACAAACAGCAAGGCATGATCGGCTAAATGGTTATGCCCGATCTGCGCACAACATACACCGCCGCGGCAGCAAGTATCACCGCAACGCCGATCATCGTCATAAAAAAATCGCCGGAAAATGTTTGCGCGACTGATGCCTGAAACAGCGGAAAATTTTTTTCAAACAAATCGTTTTGCGCGACGGTTGCGGTCGTCTTTTTCGCCGTCTTTTTCGGCGCAGAAGCGAGTATAATATATCCAGCATTTATCATAATGTAAGATTGCTTCGCTTCGCTCGCAATGGCGGCGTTAAAGCGAAACTCAAGAATGAGATGATCGCAAGAACTAAGCCGACGTCATCCTGAAGGCGAGTCTTGAAGGATCTCTGAGAGATTCTTCGCTTCGCTCAGAATGACAACCTATAAAAGTCCTCCATTCAATTCCGGCATTTTAAGCCCCAAATGCTTATACGCCAACGGCGTTGCCATGCGGCCGGATGGTGTTCGCGCCAAAAAACTCAGTCGCATAAGATACGGCTCATACACGTCTTCAATAATCGCGGGATCGTCGGAGAGCGCGGCGGCAAGCGTATTCACGCCCACCGGCCCACCATCAAACTTTTTGATAATGACCTCAAGCAGGTGCCGGTCGAAAAGTTCAAGTCCCAAATGATCAACTTCAAGCATCTCCAACGTTTTTTGTGCAACTTCTCCGGTAATAACAGCAATGTCGTTCACCGACGCGTAATCGCGCACGCGCTTCAACAAACGGTTCGCGACGCGCGGAGTAAATCGCGAGGCAGCGGCAAGCGCCGCAACGGCATCGTTTTTTATGTCAAGCTTCAAC
This window encodes:
- the ruvB gene encoding Holliday junction branch migration DNA helicase RuvB, encoding ILFIDEVHRLNRLIEEVLYPAMEMRKLHMVIGKGPAARTLSIDLPPFTLLAATTKPHLISGPLRSRFGATFKLDYYEPQDIEAIIKRSALVLKLDIKNDAVAALAAASRFTPRVANRLLKRVRDYASVNDIAVITGEVAQKTLEMLEVDHLGLELFDRHLLEVIIKKFDGGPVGVNTLAAALSDDPAIIEDVYEPYLMRLSFLARTPSGRMATPLAYKHLGLKMPELNGGLL
- a CDS encoding ATP-binding protein, which translates into the protein MSFFDFLKPKSSSGVSEGAEITSMSDAWLRSVISELSDAVIAYDENFNVLIFNKAAERVFGVSAEAVAGIKLGLELASDAKLKRLVQVVFPSLAPTVIARSETGAYPQVADIQFDDALLRVTTNRITDASGKTQGFTKVIRDRTREAEILKSKSEFITVAAHQLRTPLTAVGWVFQGLKKDVALNADSKMLVDTGDLASQKLLQIVNDLLDVAKMEGGKFGYEFQSSDLVAFLDGVLQGAKPLAKTYGVELFFDAPKDPIPLDFDAQKLSVAVSNLIDNAIKYNVPNGTVTLGVQQLPDKPYALVTIKDTGVGVPPEALQKLFTKFFRAENVQKFSTEGSGLGLYLTKNIINRHGGQIWVESELSRGTTFSFTLPTDPSLIPKKEVIEEE
- the rpsT gene encoding 30S ribosomal protein S20, giving the protein MPITSSAKKALRQSKKRHEQNVAKKEAFKDAIKKVQKLVAAKQMDAAAAALHEAYQKIDKAAKTGVIHKNTAGRLKSHTARLLATGNKA
- a CDS encoding 5'-3' exonuclease H3TH domain-containing protein → MQQSLGPKKLLLIDANSLIHRFFHALPPLTTPKGDPIGAIYGLAQVCLKILRDLRPTHIAAAFDRPEPTFRDEMFKAYKAQRPPTDSTLIPQLQRAHDLFDKFNIKTFELPGFEADDIIATLAEKFRGEPDVTVSIFSGDRDSLQLVEGDKVIVEFLIKGITETVRFNEAAVKEKFGLAPSQLNDYKAFIGDASDNIPGVKGVGPKTALPLILEFKTAEEVFENLAIIPEKTSKKLEGQKDIALLSKKLSILDRHAPIYFDSVDDLVWAPIDFAELAKYFAELGFRSLVDRIATL
- a CDS encoding DNA polymerase, producing the protein MTEAKKTEIAKWLLDPDGTQSLPHDLTVLEEKLRHYGLWKIYEELELPLAPILDEMRKVGIAVDVALLQTLSKKLEKELTALTKSIYADAGGPFNINSPKQLSAVLFEKLSISPRGIPRRSTGAYSTDAGALETIRERHAIVPAILKYRELFKVQSTYVAPLLELGATSKDHRIHATLLQTSTATGRLSSENPNLQNIPTGTDIAKELRVAFVASPGTTLLSLDYSQIELRVMASVSGDSKMIEAFKNNEDIHKITAASVLGIAPDKVSKEERQMAKTLNFGIIYGMGPQAFARQSGLSYIEAEEFITQYFRNFSGIQQWQERTIMKARETGYVENLNGRKRWVPNIISPNQRSASEARRAAINMPIQSLAADMLKMAMIAVRRVFPDIPLILSIHDELVFEVPDGMLKKAATELRRIMESVYQLSVPVKVDAASGKNWAAIS